In Citrus sinensis cultivar Valencia sweet orange chromosome 4, DVS_A1.0, whole genome shotgun sequence, one DNA window encodes the following:
- the LOC102608158 gene encoding probable mannose-1-phosphate guanylyltransferase 1 — MKALILVGGFGTRLRPLTLSVPKPLVEFANKPMILHQIEALKAVGVTEVVLAINYQPEVMLNFLKEFEAKLGIKIICSQETEPLGTAGPLALARDKLIDDTGEPFFVLNSDVISEYPFAEMIEFHKAHGGEASIMVTKVDEPSKYGVVVMEDSTGKVEKFVEKPKLFVGNKINAGIYLLNPAVLDRIELRPTSIEKEVFPKIALEGKLFAMVLPGFWMDIGQPRDYITGLRLYLDSLRKKSSFKLATGANIVGNVLVHESAQIGEGCLIGPDVAVGPGCVVESGVRLSRCTVMRGVRIKKHACISSSIIGWHSTVGQWARVENMTILGEDVHVCDEIYSNGGVVLPHKEIKSSILKPEIVM; from the exons ATGAAGGCACTTATTCTTGTTGGAGGGTTCGGAACACGGTTGAGGCCGTTGACGCTTAGTGTCCCTAAGCCACTTGTTGAATTTGCTAACAAACCCATGATCCTGCATCAG ATAGAGGCCCTTAAGGCAGTTGGAGTGACTGAAGTAGTTTTGGCTATTAACTACCAGCCAGAG GTGATGTTGAACTTTTTGAAGGAATTTGAAGCAAAGCTTGGGATCAAGATCATCTGCTCACAAGAGACTGAGCCACTGGGCACTGCTGGTCCTCTGGCTCTGGCTAGAGACAAATTGATTGACGATACTGGTGAGCCATTTTTCGTCCTTAACAGTGATGTTATTAGTGAGTACCCATTTGCAGAAATGATTGAATTCCACAAAGCACATGGAGGAGAGGCCTCCATCATGGTAACCAAG GTGGATGAGCCATCAAAATATGGTGTGGTGGTTATGGAAGACTCTACTGGAAAAGTTGAGAAATTCGTAGAGAAACCTAAATTATTTGTtggtaacaaaattaatgctggaatttatcttttgaaCCCTGCGGTTCTTGATCGCATTGAGCTGAGGCCCACCTCCATTGAGAAAGAGGTCTTTCCAAAAATTGCTTTAGAGGGAAAGCTCTTCGCGATGGTTCTTCCAGGTTTCTGGATGGACATTGGACAGCCGAGGGATTACATTACAGGCTTGAGACTCTATCTGGACTCCCTGAGGAAGAAGTCCTCATTCAAGTTGGCCACTGGTGCTAACATTGTAGGCAATGTCTTGGTGCATGAGAGTGCTCAAATTGGGGAGGGATGTTTGATTGGACCCGATGTTGCCGTTGGCCCGGGTTGTGTTGTTGAGTCAGGAGTTAGACTCTCTCGCTGCACAGTGATGCGTGGAGTGCGCATCAAGAAACATGCTTGCATATCCAGCAGTATCATTGGATGGCACTCCACTGTTGGGCAATGGGCTCGTGTAGAGAACATGACCATTCTCGGGGAAGACGTTCATGTCTGCGATGAAATTTATAGCAATGGGGGTGTGGTTTTGCCGCACAAAGAGATAAAATCAAGCATTTTGAAGCCAGAGATAGTCATGTGA